The genome window CCGTGGCGAGCCGTATGAGCTCCTTCTCCGCCCGACGATGGGATCGAGCGGCGGAGTCTAACCGCACGGGGTCGCGCCGCCGGATCGCCGCGCGGGACTCCGCGTGGTGCTGCTCTACGGCGACGACAGCGGAGCGGAAGGAGCCGTGGGCGTCGGCGAGGCGGAGGAAGCCATCGAGAACGCGATCGGCCCAGGCGGGGCGGCGGCGGAGAGCGTCCTGGGTCTGCGGGAGGCGGAGGAGGTCATCGAGGGCGGAGAGGAGGCGGTCGATCCGGTCGAGCCCCGAGGCGGGGGATCGAGGGCCGGACTCCGGGCAGGAGCGGATCTGATCGAGGAGGTGGGATAGGGTTGGGTGGGATCGGCAGGGGAGGCTGATGGAGCGCAAGTGCTGGGGCTTGTCGCAGCGTCGGCGGGCGGGTCTGTCGCTCGGGTTCGAGCCCGGCAGTGACAGGGAGCGGCGGAATCCGGAAACCATCTCTCGGCCGTTTCCTGTTCTCGGATACGTTTTCCCCAACTCTCTCTATTTGGCTTTCTGTTATCGGGTGTCGTGAGATGGGAACGAAGGAGAGGAAGCAGTTCTTATAAAGGGGAGAGCGAGCGCGTTCCAAGTGAATTGGGATTAAAGAAATCCGACGAAAACCGACGCGCGCACGACCGTCCGAGAGCCGTAAAGCGACATCTCATGTGGTCAAGTGTGGGCGCGGAGGGAGCACAACGTGGGTCGGTACACGTGGGAACCAAAAATAAACTCGTGGCTTCCATCATACATAGTAGCGGTTTGATGTGAGTCAACTCAACTCGGTAGGAGCGGAAGGAGGGAGCTGTAAAGATtccaaataatatcatcaatcattGTGGCTCCACATTACTACTACTAACAGACGGTTACCATGCCATTAGTTGGGTGCGAATATTTGAACTAGAATACTTCATATACCAATCGATTTGTTGATCATACCAATCCTATAATGCATTAGAAGGAAGATGGTAAAAGgtacagaaaataaaattattattgtatCGATTGTTGCAAGCAACATCACACGCTCGCTGTGTTTTAGTTGATTTGGTTATTGGAACCTAATCAGTGATGATTGCAAGACTTCGTTATCTGTAATCATTGACAACTTTTCAATGGTGAGCAATACGCTGTGTTCGATCAAAATGAAAATGTTACTTGGTTTTCATTTGTGTCCGACTGCTTGATGCACGTTGGCGTGACCTCTAAAATGCCTCTTTTTAACAGCCATATGATAAGAGAAAGAAAGACAAGATTGGTGACTTGGTTGTAACATTGATATCGTGACCTCTAAAATGCCTCTTTTTAATTCATTAATCGATTTAACGTGCAATTAGAGGGTGACGTACTTTCTCATATATCTAAAACGTGAGGACACGATGCAATTAGAGGATAGCAATTTGGAGAGGAGAAAGGCAATCGATAAAACAAAATGGGACACGACAGGTGGAGTGTGCTCCTCGACCCTTGCAAATGTGTGCATGATTCTACTCTGGGATTCCTGATGTCCCCTCGACGCTCGCTTCTACAATGGATTCCTGGGGGGCAGCAAGCAAACGTGCCTCAGATGTGGCCTCTGTCATCGCTCGCGTGGACTCACGCGGAGGTCCTCCGCTTTAGCCTACTTTTTCCGCAGCCGCGTTGGCACCTTTCTGGGGATTCCATCGCCCGCGAGGTGATCGATGAAATGTGCAACCGGCCGGAACTAGAATTGCTCTGCTACAGGAGCCAATTTAGTAAGTACCATAAAACTTCTTATCAATAATGTTTCACCAGAGATGTGTGTGGGGCTTAGACATCTACGGCCCATTTGTTACCTTGGAATCAACGATTTATGGTTTGGCTACGCACAGGTGGTTGTGTTTGATAAGGGTAATTCGTTACGCAAAAGCGGTTTATACAAACGTATCAAACACGCATACATGCCTGCCGGAGGAAAAGGATAATAAAAATCAAAATTCTTCTATGATCATCACTGTACAAATCTCTCATTTGTCTCCACATTCTACAGCGAGGGAGTGAGTATGTTGAGAAGCGCCACTCTAATGTTCACCGAACTCCTGAATACCCTCCCGCTTCCTTCCTCCAATCCCTCCATGCACTCCTCCATCGCTGCCATCTCCGCTTCCTCGCTTCCCTTCTTCGATGGCCTCCTTGACGGCCACGCCGTCCATGAGCCCTTCGACATTGATCCGGCCACCGCCGATGAAGCTGCCGCGATCCCCAAGAAAACCGCCGCCGACGTGGCCGCAGTTGCCGCCATCGCCTCCGCGACGATCCCGGCGACCTCGGCCTCGGCCGCGTCCGAGCAGATGAGCGGCGGACATCTGGCGAGATCCTTGACGGCCGTGGCGAGCCGGATGAGCTCCTTCTCCGCCCGACGATGGGACCGAGCAGCGGAGTCTAGCCGCacggggacgcggcggcggatcgCGGCGCGGGCCTCCGCATTGTGCTGCTCGAGGGCGACGACAGCGGAGCGGAAGGAGCCGTGGGCGTCGGCAAGGCGGAGGAAACCGTCAAGGAGGCGGTCTGCCCAGGCGGAGCCGCGGCGGAGGGGATCCTGTGCCTGCGGGAGGCGGAGTATGTCATCGAGGGCGGATAGAAGGCGATCGATCCGGTCGAGCCCGGAGGCGGGGGAACAGCGAATTCCCAAGTCCGACAAGGAGCGGATCTGGTCGAGGAGGTGGGAGATGGCGGGGTGGGAGCGGCAGGGAAGGCTGGCGGAGCGCAGGTGGTGAGGCTTCTCGCAgcggcgtccggcggggctgccgCTCGGGGTAGATCCCGGCAGGGAAACGGAGCGGCGGAATCCGGAGACCATCTCGTTCGTTTCACTTGGTACGCTTTCTCTTCCCCAAATCTCTATTGCTTTGCCTTGTTTCGTTTCCTTTCAATTCTCGTGAATCGGTAGTGTTCTTGGGAGGGAAACGAAGGAGGAGGGAGGGCGGTTTTAAAGGGGAAGCGGCCGGTCGGTCGACTTGGAAGCGTTAAGAAGTAATCAACTAACTCAGATAAACAGAAGAAAACCAACGCGCACACGAGCGgggtagagagggagagagggagagagggagcaAATAGTGGGCTGGTGACCCACGTGAGGGGCCACACAGCCTGAAGGAAACACGTGGCCTCACAAACCCCACATGAACATAATTAATGGTCGGCATCGTCTTCCTTCGATCACAACATGGGTATGGGTCCACGTCACCGAAACATCATCATCCATTATGGGTTCGTGCATTAGAAGGACATTACGCATACTGATGCACTTTTTCGAAGCGTTATTCCTAATTATATTAATCCTTGCCGACGCAATTATGGAGCGCACTGGTCCATTcatgggaggggggggggggccgTGAACCCATCAGGAAAGAGTTGGCCTTTAGAAAGAGTGACGATGAAAGATGAACGATCCACGGGCCCATCAGCGAGTCCAGATCTTGACGCCTATAATGTGACTTAGCGCGCGGATGGACCACGTCTCTGCTGTAGTCGCGGAGATGTGAACACGTACCCCCCTGCTTTCAAAGCGGGTCACCTCGATCCTCACATAGGCGTCCATGTTCTCTGTAAGGCGTATCCAAGGAAATCCTGATGAGTTATGGAGTCAGGCACTAAATAATGGAGTGTTTGATGGCCGATGGGGTATGCCATGTAAGGTTCATCTCCTCGGATCTCACGACCATACGTGTCCATTACCACAGAGTTCCCGTGATCGACAGTATTTTACTGGTGAGAGATTCCTACTGTCTTCTCGCCCTCACCTCCTCGCGAGGAGCCGAACCTTTGGAGTTGCTTGTCTCGAGGTTTGTTTCAGGGGTCGATGGGGGAATGAGGTGTGGTTGTAGGTGTATTAAAGAACGCATAGATTGATACCTCACTGAAGTATTACAGCTGGCGCAGATCATGACGACCGATCAATAAGGTAGGATTAAATTATTAGTTGATGCAAATACAAGTAAACATAGAAAGTTTTGATGATCATCAATTTAAGTGAtggtatgaaaaaaatatattcctttAATAATTTACGGGTGATTgttcaagaatatatatatatatatatatatatatatatatatatatatatatatatatatatatatatatatatatatatatatatatatatatatttatttatttatttatttttgttagatGGTACATCTTTTCATTATTATCAAAGagtcacctcctatttctaatatttcaaaattatccTTTCAAAAGGTTATCAtttttttgtctcaatctaaaaaaaattttcatcaacTGTTTACGATATTTTATATAGTAATTTTTATCCATAAAACACTGTGTAGTATTTTAAAAGCACTGTGGTACAAAAATGTATGATGCTTTTTTAACTAAACAttaatgttataatatttttaaaataaaaacactatgtaatttttttaaaaaaataatatatatatttttaaaacaaaaaacacCATGAATAGTtgacaagaatttttttttaatttgggcttaaaaatatatgataatttttgagagatttttttaaaataggAGACGACTGTTTGAAAATTATGAAAAGAAGATAACATCCAAAAAGAAATCCATAAAAAGAATATTTTCCCGGACAATTACCCATGATTTAATGAAAAAAAAACTGTTTTATAACTTTTATATCATAGCGTCTCAATTTTTCACtactatttattttaaatatttatttaaaagttaCTAGTAAATTATGGATGCGGGATGCCCAcgatgaaaattaaaaataagatgTTCTGCAATAAGAACCCAATCTTTTTGTTAAGTCGTCAGTTTTTTCTAATAACAAGATTCTTTAAGGACATTAAGGCATTCATGCTAAATCTTGTGTCGTTGGTGGTTACTTTAATCGTTTCAATAACGAAATTAGCTTTTTTAGGTGACGTTTTATAACAATGTCACTCATCGTTATCAAACTGACATCACAGTAATaaaatgaattattattattattattattattattttgttcaaaTCTTTACCCTGATGAGCATAGGTGTAAATACAATAAGTTCCGCAAAGATTAGAGCAACAAGTACATATTTTGATCGATATTGTGTAAACAAAATCAAATTTGACTAGCATTACTGCACCAGAAATTAGTTGCCTATTTGCATTTAGAATATAtactgtcaaaaaaaaaaatttgttggtTGAACTACCAaaagtcaaaaaaagaaaaaatgcaaGCTCTTTGTTTTTTTTAAAGATAGATAGATACAAAGAAAGGTAGCAATGAATTTTGGCTGCAAAATCCTTTGCACAAGAATGGGATGGTCATCGAGAGTTTACATCGACAGTGGGAGGAGCATTCTTCGCTTACTCTTCCTGTTTTGTCCTACTTGCTTTGTTACTTTCATGCACACAAGCATAAGAGTGGTAAGACACATTAGGAGAAAAACAATCTTCATATACCTGAAGTACAAAGCAACTCCTGAGAAAACAAGGAAAGCAAACATCAACAGCTCCCATATCACAAGTATCACATCCACCCTGCATCCATAAGACAggcaaaagatgaaaaaaaagagagcatgtgaataaccaaattgCCTTGATGATTGAAATCACATAACTAGGTCAACACTTTGATTCATCCATCACTATTGTAGAAACAGAAGAATATGATTGCTGGCTTTGGTTAAGAAACATTTTTTTCCCTAAAACTAGGCCACACTGGCCGCCATATCAGTCTATAAATTGTAAATTAACTATACAACTGATGCAAAACTaattaatttatcttttatttaaataaatttaattagtttagtGGTATTTCACATATGTCGTAAGTATcgagaagaaaaaagaagcagAAATCAGATTTGTTTTTTATTGAAGATTATGAATTCTGACTAAAGATTCATCTTTACATAGATGAGAAAATTTATCAATTGAGATTATCATCGAGAAACAAAGATTATTTCTCAAATCAAATTAGAAATATTACCTTCTTCAAAGGAAATATGAtaccatatatttgatttgatgcgtttgtaatattctttatttatataattttctttttattcttgtacTAGAGCCTATTAAAAAGGATTAGAACATTGTAATACATGAATTAGAAATGAATTAATGAGTCATGTTCTTTTTTCACCTTATGTGTGAGTAGTGAGACGCCACAATTATATTTCTAATGGTATGATTGAGGTGTGAAACTTTTATTCTAGGAGTTCACTTCTTGAGCCAAAGTGAGTCGGATAATTATCCTGTAATATTTCTCAATTATCTTTTAGTTACTATCTTTTATTTCTCTCTTTTTGGGGCACCTATCATCAAAAGAAATCCGTTGCTACTCGTCCTACATCAGATTGGTATCAAAGCTTTTAGTTTAACCTAGATGTTCTATCTTCAAGGCTGATCTATATCTCAATTATATGAACCTAAGATGAGTTCCTACGCAGCAGAAGCAAACAATGTGGAaccaatgagtttatctttcatttaaataaatttaattagtttagtGATATTTCTCATATGTAATAAATTGTCATATATCGACATCTACTTAACAAGAAGAAAAGGGAACCAAATGCACAAAAAAAAGGAGGGCAGAAATCAGATtaaattttttattgaagattATGAATCTAGATTGAAGATTCATATCAATCAAGACAAAGCTAAGAAAATCTATCAATCAATTATATCGTCAAGAAAGAAAAATTATTTCTCAAATAAAATCAGAAATATTACCTTCTTCAAAGGAAAGATggcatcatatatttgatttgatgtgattgtaataatttttatttctatAATTTCCTTTTTATTATTGTACTTAGAGCATATAAAAAGAGACTATAGTATTGTGATGCATAAATTAAAGATGAATCAATGAATCTTGTTCTTTTCCCACCTTATGTAATGAGTGATATGAGGCCACAATTATGTTTCCAATGGTATGATTCCATTGTTCACATGTGAGAAGTGCGGAGGTGCGAAGGCCTTTATCCTGAGAGTTCACTTTTTGAGTCAAAGCGAGCCTGGTAGTTATCTCGTTATGTTTTTCAATTATCTTTCagttattatctttttatttctctttttggTTCGTCTATCATCAAAGAGAAATCCGTCGCTACTTGTCCATCATCAATAACGGTTAATATATCATCTATAAATTGGAAAAGTACAGCTAATTTTAACTATCAATCTCTGTTTAGAGTAACCACATAAATGATGGTCTCCTTCATCCGATAAGAAgatatgaccaggaaacaagatgGGAAGCAGCTGAAGAAATGCATGCAACATGAGAGACCTCTTAGTAATTACTAATCAAACTAGGAACCTCCTATGTTATTAGACTCAATTAAGGGTCCTTCATCCGATAAGAAGATATGACCAGCAAACAAGATGGGAAGCAGCTGAAGAAACGCGTGCCACATGAGAGACCTCTTAGTAATTACTAATCAAACTAGGAACCTCCTATGTTGTTAGACTCAATTAAGGGTCGATTTATGATCCCCTACCATACAACAATATGTATCTTCTATGAAAGAAAACTATGAAGTGCTGAGACTTCCTAATGTGGCAAGAAGCAAGATATGCCAATATGAGTGATTTGAACATCGGCTATAATTTGAAAACTGAACCATTTTGGGAGAGAAAGCAACTATATTTATGGACTGAATCGCCCATGAAAATTGGAGTCACGTGACCTCTCTCATATCGACTAGATGTTGTGGACCCCGCACATGCAAACTCCACTCATCAGGTCTGTGAGAAGCAACATCACCACTGAAACATTTCCAACTCCACCCAAATAGAAGACTTCTtctaaaatatcaaagttatatgTCTGAAGCAACACAAGATCATCATGTTTGTTGGTTTGTAAATACAAAGAAAGAAATTTTCATTATAGTTAACAGGAGAATGTTGCTCAAGAAAGATGTAAACCAAGGTGAAAAACTGTCGAAGCTAATAAATGATGAGAACCTACTAACTGTAGCCGCTTAAACTTTTAGCACAACAATGATGTGTACCAAGGTATAATAGTGGTCGAAGCTCATAAAGAATGATATAAAACCTATTAATTATAGATACATACAATGAAGGGCATAAAACTGTTTGGATTCtttaattttagggatttgatatTAGTCTTTATTTTCCTATTTAATTTTTCCTAATTAAAGTAGGAGTCCATGTAgccaattatatttttatttatttcctttGTTCGAAATCCTAGTCGtgattgactatatatatatatatatatatataaaatattttgactATTTTCTTAAACAATCAAATACAATTTAAAACTTTAGGCCAATTTGGAGGTTGATCCATTCAAAGTGATCAAATCCCTATCCCTtgttcttagttttttttttttttcaaattttcaaAGTTCATAGATAAAACTCTGGGGTTTTATCATCTAGTATCAGAGCCAACAATCCCCACTATCACATGGACACTATCTCCCTCTTTCCACGGTAGTCAACGGAGCCACTCCCCTTTTTTCGCTATCACCTTCTCTCAGATCGGACGCTTCCTTTCATGTCTCTCTCTCAAAGACAAAGCAAGAGAACCAGCCACCCTCTCTCTTAAACTTTCTTATCGGCCACAGACTCGTCGTCAAACGCACCCGTGCCCTAAACACAGTAGTGATTCTCTTTCACCCAATAGTGACTGCGACGTTCTCTCAATCTCCTCTCCGATGCCACCGCAGGCCTCGACACCCATGCTGCCAACGACAACTTCACTTTCAGCACCACCTTCTACTCCTAGTAAGCAGTGCTCATATCCTTGATCAAAACTAAGAAAACAAAACTTAGAAATTATATATCTACAATCACACGCAATAATTACTGATAATTCTATGAAATCCCAATTTGAAACGTTGGAAGCAAAAAATTGAGAGTAGATTACAAGAAACTctcaatgatttcaaaaagagtttGCTTAAAAGTTTTAACAAAAATCAACAAGATGGCAATTCAAACAACTAGATTGATCTGAAGTCACAGGAAGAGGTTCCCAAGAGCATGATAATGGCTATATCCTCGCATGAAAGTAGAATTTCCTAAATGGGAAGATGGGGACCTGACCAGTTGGATTTctagagtagagaaattttttcGCTTTCATAAAACTCCAAAAGATTCTAAAGTGGAAATAACTTCAATCCAACTAAATGGGGATGCTATTTAATGGTATGATTAATATAAAGAATGGAATTCTCCCAAAGGAGCAATTTAAGAAAGAGCTTCTT of Musa acuminata AAA Group cultivar baxijiao chromosome BXJ1-7, Cavendish_Baxijiao_AAA, whole genome shotgun sequence contains these proteins:
- the LOC135679702 gene encoding uncharacterized protein LOC135679702, with the protein product MVSGFRRSLSLPGSNPSDRPARRRCDKPQHLRSISLPCRSHPTLSHLLDQIRSCPESGPRSPASGLDRIDRLLSALDDLLRLPQTQDALRRRPAWADRVLDGFLRLADAHGSFRSAVVAVEQHHAESRAAIRRRDPVRLDSAARSHRRAEKELIRLATAIKDLARSPPLICSDAAEAEVAGIVAEAMAATAATSTAVFLGIAAASSSVAGSCSKSSWTAWPSRRPSKKGSEEAEMAAMEALEERMEGLEEGSGRVFRSLVNIRVSLLNILTPSL
- the LOC135679082 gene encoding uncharacterized protein LOC135679082, coding for MITRSNLVEQLREYQMRPKYEWATVSFFSSYAASDASARVDVILVIWELLMFAFLVFSGVALYFRYMKIVFLLMCLTTLMLVCMKVTKQVGQNRKSKRRMLLPLSM
- the LOC103973348 gene encoding uncharacterized protein LOC103973348, which translates into the protein MVSGFRRSVSLPGSTPSGSPAGRRCEKPHHLRSASLPCRSHPAISHLLDQIRSLSDLGIRCSPASGLDRIDRLLSALDDILRLPQAQDPLRRGSAWADRLLDGFLRLADAHGSFRSAVVALEQHNAEARAAIRRRVPVRLDSAARSHRRAEKELIRLATAVKDLARCPPLICSDAAEAEVAGIVAEAMAATAATSAAVFLGIAAASSAVAGSMSKGSWTAWPSRRPSKKGSEEAEMAAMEECMEGLEEGSGRVFRSSVNIRVALLNILTPSL